One genomic window of Paramormyrops kingsleyae isolate MSU_618 chromosome 20, PKINGS_0.4, whole genome shotgun sequence includes the following:
- the ndufaf8 gene encoding NADH dehydrogenase [ubiquinone] 1 alpha subcomplex assembly factor 8 — MSGANVWTRSRERMKRLPELFAQCGPEATAYGKCVTATTASKEELRKDLCIREFEALKTCILSAAKKTVK; from the exons ATGTCAGGCGCGAACGTATGGACGCGAAGTCGGGAGAGAATGAAACGATTACCGGAGCTGTTTGCCCAGTGTGGCCCAGAG GCAACAGCTTACGGGAAATGCGTGACTGCAACCACCGCAAGTAAAGAGGAGCTGAGAAAGGACCTTTGCATAAGAGAATTTGAGGCACTGAAAACTTGTATACTTTCTGCG GCTAAGAAGACTGTGAAGTAG
- the tepsin gene encoding AP-4 complex accessory subunit Tepsin isoform X1: MATLMERLAFLQKVPTLMKATADDETPCPGYLFEEIGKISHESVGCCQCLLEYLLERLQTESCHVKLKVLKILQHLCVTGSLHFLTELRRNATFIQEVTVYSGPPDPIHGAALYQRVRLAAQELASQLFTDSVSPQAAPSPRRVATPPMGMGSESAITSGMQGFGYSPGKHPSGGGFLDKIQKAAEVVASAVLPPAEHPGIRLRDNRYQAVAVPSVAVEVAIPACAYSLPPHGLKAPRCPGLAGGGWEDTDSGHSSRDSSQENGNASRASLVGSSGRSGTDSQSGASRESGDLSERAEAMHPGDCGQEVALINSLTEGSKAFLSREESQHFIKECAILNCEVVLQLLCQRLPEPIHLVQMVQWQSARRRDPRADYALLFPCRALCAIACLMSSDLLSLDHMFGATHKCLVRLSEGPPGPVCTKATKLLRQFEALMGGVRPDTASCPTTTDPPPLDSVSKLPGALVFSLGTASDGQAGAPHPVVGDGQNEAASAAGRGRPETDSTGREAPSEMSEPELLRPTDFEDHDEQAGLHSAAAAGRPSLFSGMELVTRSKHVCPPAPPAGVGGSGERPSPGHQPGRSTPPPDSQQLSAFSFLNT; this comes from the exons ATGGCAACCCTTATGGAACGCCTGGCTTTCCTTCAAAAA GTGCCCACTCTGATGAAGGCCACGGCAGATGACGAAACGCCCTGCCCCGGTTATCTGTTCGAAGAAATCGGAA AGATCTCCCATGAGTCCGTGGGCTGCTGTCAGTGCTTGCTGGAGTATCTGTTGGAGCGGCTGCAGACAGAGTCCTGTCACGTGAAGCTCAAG GTGCTGAAGATCCTCCAGCATCTCTGTGTTACTGGATCTCTTCACTTCCTGACGGAACTCCGCCGGAACGCCACCTTCATCCAGGAAGTGACAG TGTACAGTGGGCCCCCAGACCCCATCCATGGCGCGGCGCTGTACCAGAGAGTGCGACTTGCTGCACAG GAGCTGGCCAGCCAACTCTTCACAGACAGCGTGTCCCCGCAGGCCGCTCCGTCTCCGCGGAGGGTTGCCACACCCCCGATGG gcATGGGCTCCGAGTCGGCAATAACGTCGGGGATGCAAGGATTCGGGTACAGCCCTGGGAAGCATCCCTCAG GTGGGGGGTTCCTGGACAAGATCCAGAAGGCAGCTGAGGTGGTGGCCAGCGCCGTGCTCCCGCCGGCTGAGCACCCCGGCATCCGACTCCGTGACAACCGCTACCAGGCAGTGGCAGTGCCCTCTGTCGCGGTGGAGGTGGCGATTCCAGCATGTGCCTACAGCCTCCCCCCCCATGGGCTGAaag cTCCGAGGTGTCCTGGCCTGGCAGGAGGGGGCTGGGAGGACACAGACAGCGGCCACAGCTCCCGCGACTCCTCCCAGGAGAACGGCAATGCCAGCCGGGCGTCGCTGGTGGGCAGCAGCGGCAGGTCTGGGACGGACAGCCAATCGGGGGCCAGCCGGGAGAGCGGGGACCTATCAGAGCG GGCCGAGGCCATGCACCCGGGGGACTGTGGCCAGGAGGTGGCGCTCATTAATAGCCTGACCGAAGGCTCCAAGGCCTTCCTGTCCAGGGAGGAGTCCCAGCACTTCATCAAAGA GTGCGCCATACTGAACTGCGAGGTGGTACTGCAGCTGCTGTGCCAAAGGTTGCCGGAGCCCATCCACTTGGTCCAAATGGTACAATGGCAGAGCGCCAGGCGCCGTGACCCCAGAGCGGACTACGCTCTACTCTTTCCCTGC AGGGCGCTGTGTGCCATCGCCTGCCTGATGTCCTCTGACCTGCTGTCCCTGGACCACATGTTTGGTGCCACACACAAGTGTCTGGTCCGGTTGAGTGAGGGTCCACCAGGCCCCGTCTGCACCAAGGCAACAAAG CTCCTCAGGCAGTTTGAGGCTCTGATGGGTGGGGTCAGACCAGACACTGCATCCTGCCCCACCACCACCGACCCACCCCCACTGGACAGCGTCTCcaagctgcctggagccctTGTGTTCTCCCTAGGCACAGCCTCAGATGGCCAGGCGGGGGCGCCGCACCCAGTGGTTGGGGACGGCCAAAATGAGGCTGCCTCAGCAGCTGGGAGGGGGAGGCCGGAGACGGACAGCACCGGCCGCGAGGCCCCGAGCGAGATGTCAGAACCTGAGCTATTGCGGCCTACTGACTTCGAGGACCACGATGAGCAGGCAGGCCTCCACTCTGCCGCTGCCGCAGGAAGGCCGTCTCTCTTCAGCGGCATGGAGCTGGTGACCAGGAGCAAGCACGTGTGCCCCCCAGCTCCGCCGGCAGGCGTGGGGGGCAGCGGAGAGCGGCCGTCGCCGGGGCACCAACCTGGCAGGTCCACTCCCCCCCCGGACTCCCAGCAGCTCTCTGCCTTTTCCTTCCTGAACACGTAG
- the tepsin gene encoding AP-4 complex accessory subunit Tepsin isoform X2, which yields MATLMERLAFLQKVPTLMKATADDETPCPGYLFEEIGKISHESVGCCQCLLEYLLERLQTESCHVKLKVLKILQHLCVTGSLHFLTELRRNATFIQEVTVYSGPPDPIHGAALYQRVRLAAQELASQLFTDSVSPQAAPSPRRVATPPMGMGSESAITSGMQGFGYSPGKHPSGGGFLDKIQKAAEVVASAVLPPAEHPGIRLRDNRYQAVAVPSVAVEVAIPACAYSLPPHGLKAPRCPGLAGGGWEDTDSGHSSRDSSQENGNASRASLVGSSGRSGTDSQSGASRESGDLSERAEAMHPGDCGQEVALINSLTEGSKAFLSREESQHFIKECAILNCEVVLQLLCQRLPEPIHLVQMRALCAIACLMSSDLLSLDHMFGATHKCLVRLSEGPPGPVCTKATKLLRQFEALMGGVRPDTASCPTTTDPPPLDSVSKLPGALVFSLGTASDGQAGAPHPVVGDGQNEAASAAGRGRPETDSTGREAPSEMSEPELLRPTDFEDHDEQAGLHSAAAAGRPSLFSGMELVTRSKHVCPPAPPAGVGGSGERPSPGHQPGRSTPPPDSQQLSAFSFLNT from the exons ATGGCAACCCTTATGGAACGCCTGGCTTTCCTTCAAAAA GTGCCCACTCTGATGAAGGCCACGGCAGATGACGAAACGCCCTGCCCCGGTTATCTGTTCGAAGAAATCGGAA AGATCTCCCATGAGTCCGTGGGCTGCTGTCAGTGCTTGCTGGAGTATCTGTTGGAGCGGCTGCAGACAGAGTCCTGTCACGTGAAGCTCAAG GTGCTGAAGATCCTCCAGCATCTCTGTGTTACTGGATCTCTTCACTTCCTGACGGAACTCCGCCGGAACGCCACCTTCATCCAGGAAGTGACAG TGTACAGTGGGCCCCCAGACCCCATCCATGGCGCGGCGCTGTACCAGAGAGTGCGACTTGCTGCACAG GAGCTGGCCAGCCAACTCTTCACAGACAGCGTGTCCCCGCAGGCCGCTCCGTCTCCGCGGAGGGTTGCCACACCCCCGATGG gcATGGGCTCCGAGTCGGCAATAACGTCGGGGATGCAAGGATTCGGGTACAGCCCTGGGAAGCATCCCTCAG GTGGGGGGTTCCTGGACAAGATCCAGAAGGCAGCTGAGGTGGTGGCCAGCGCCGTGCTCCCGCCGGCTGAGCACCCCGGCATCCGACTCCGTGACAACCGCTACCAGGCAGTGGCAGTGCCCTCTGTCGCGGTGGAGGTGGCGATTCCAGCATGTGCCTACAGCCTCCCCCCCCATGGGCTGAaag cTCCGAGGTGTCCTGGCCTGGCAGGAGGGGGCTGGGAGGACACAGACAGCGGCCACAGCTCCCGCGACTCCTCCCAGGAGAACGGCAATGCCAGCCGGGCGTCGCTGGTGGGCAGCAGCGGCAGGTCTGGGACGGACAGCCAATCGGGGGCCAGCCGGGAGAGCGGGGACCTATCAGAGCG GGCCGAGGCCATGCACCCGGGGGACTGTGGCCAGGAGGTGGCGCTCATTAATAGCCTGACCGAAGGCTCCAAGGCCTTCCTGTCCAGGGAGGAGTCCCAGCACTTCATCAAAGA GTGCGCCATACTGAACTGCGAGGTGGTACTGCAGCTGCTGTGCCAAAGGTTGCCGGAGCCCATCCACTTGGTCCAAATG AGGGCGCTGTGTGCCATCGCCTGCCTGATGTCCTCTGACCTGCTGTCCCTGGACCACATGTTTGGTGCCACACACAAGTGTCTGGTCCGGTTGAGTGAGGGTCCACCAGGCCCCGTCTGCACCAAGGCAACAAAG CTCCTCAGGCAGTTTGAGGCTCTGATGGGTGGGGTCAGACCAGACACTGCATCCTGCCCCACCACCACCGACCCACCCCCACTGGACAGCGTCTCcaagctgcctggagccctTGTGTTCTCCCTAGGCACAGCCTCAGATGGCCAGGCGGGGGCGCCGCACCCAGTGGTTGGGGACGGCCAAAATGAGGCTGCCTCAGCAGCTGGGAGGGGGAGGCCGGAGACGGACAGCACCGGCCGCGAGGCCCCGAGCGAGATGTCAGAACCTGAGCTATTGCGGCCTACTGACTTCGAGGACCACGATGAGCAGGCAGGCCTCCACTCTGCCGCTGCCGCAGGAAGGCCGTCTCTCTTCAGCGGCATGGAGCTGGTGACCAGGAGCAAGCACGTGTGCCCCCCAGCTCCGCCGGCAGGCGTGGGGGGCAGCGGAGAGCGGCCGTCGCCGGGGCACCAACCTGGCAGGTCCACTCCCCCCCCGGACTCCCAGCAGCTCTCTGCCTTTTCCTTCCTGAACACGTAG